In a single window of the Cyanobacteriota bacterium genome:
- a CDS encoding alpha-amylase translates to MSEPNGVMMQYFHWYIPADGSLWRELTTRAQELANVGITSVWLPPAYKGTGGAYDVGYGVYDLYDLGEFDQKGSVRTKYGTKDEYIAAIKAAKRAGLRVYADVVFNHRLGADAIEEVEATPVDPNNRHRPIGDRRTIKAWTHFTFPGRKGKYSDMEWHWWHFDAVDYNAHEADFRAVYVFKDKAFDEKVDLEKGNFDYLMGCDLDMDSPEVIADLKRWGEWYVTTTDIDGFRFDAVKHVRADFFSQWLQHCRQVSGRRLFAVGEYWSDNVEALHYFVKTTGGDVTLFDAPLHYNFSEASKAGKHYDLRTIFDNTLVQDQPALAVTLVENHDSQPLQSLESVVESWFKPSAYALILLRREGYPCVFYADYYGAHYRDKGRDGNEYEIWLDSHRWLIDRFLYARRHYAYGDQYDYFDHPNTVGWTRLGNDEHPGGMAVVLTNGDNGRKWMEVGQPNRTYVDITEHISEPVTTNDQGWAEFHCPAGSVSVWIPAPMGDDRAIAEFQTRLQSVPVWVPTA, encoded by the coding sequence ATGTCTGAACCAAATGGTGTCATGATGCAATACTTTCACTGGTACATACCAGCAGATGGCAGCTTGTGGCGCGAGCTGACGACACGGGCACAAGAACTAGCCAATGTAGGCATTACATCCGTTTGGTTACCGCCCGCCTATAAGGGCACAGGTGGTGCTTACGATGTGGGCTACGGTGTTTATGACCTGTATGACTTGGGTGAATTTGACCAAAAGGGATCAGTACGCACCAAATATGGCACTAAAGATGAATATATTGCAGCCATCAAGGCAGCAAAACGTGCTGGATTACGGGTCTATGCAGATGTGGTCTTTAACCATCGTTTAGGAGCTGATGCGATCGAAGAAGTAGAGGCAACACCCGTTGATCCCAACAATCGCCACCGCCCCATTGGCGATCGCCGCACCATCAAAGCTTGGACTCACTTCACCTTTCCTGGTCGCAAGGGTAAATACTCTGACATGGAATGGCACTGGTGGCACTTCGATGCTGTCGATTACAACGCCCATGAAGCAGATTTCCGCGCCGTCTATGTGTTTAAAGACAAGGCATTCGATGAAAAGGTCGATCTGGAGAAAGGTAACTTCGACTACTTGATGGGATGCGACCTAGATATGGACTCCCCCGAAGTCATTGCTGATCTCAAGCGCTGGGGAGAGTGGTATGTCACCACCACAGACATCGATGGGTTCCGCTTCGATGCAGTCAAGCACGTCCGGGCTGACTTTTTCTCCCAATGGCTCCAGCATTGCCGCCAGGTTTCTGGACGACGCTTGTTCGCCGTGGGGGAATATTGGTCTGACAATGTTGAGGCATTGCATTACTTTGTGAAGACAACTGGTGGAGATGTCACCCTCTTTGATGCACCCCTACACTACAACTTTAGTGAAGCCAGCAAAGCTGGAAAACACTATGACCTACGCACCATTTTTGACAATACTCTAGTACAAGACCAACCAGCCTTAGCCGTTACCCTTGTAGAAAACCACGACTCTCAACCCCTCCAGTCCCTAGAATCAGTCGTGGAATCTTGGTTTAAACCCTCGGCCTATGCCCTGATTTTGCTGCGGCGCGAGGGCTACCCCTGTGTTTTCTATGCTGATTACTACGGTGCTCACTACCGAGACAAAGGTCGAGACGGCAACGAGTATGAAATCTGGCTAGATAGTCACCGCTGGCTAATTGACAGGTTTTTGTACGCTCGTCGGCACTATGCCTATGGCGACCAATACGACTATTTTGATCATCCCAATACAGTGGGGTGGACGCGGTTGGGCAATGACGAGCATCCTGGTGGCATGGCCGTAGTACTCACCAATGGAGACAATGGCCGCAAGTGGATGGAGGTTGGTCAGCCAAATCGTACCTATGTGGATATCACGGAGCACATTAGTGAACCTGTGACCACTAATGATCAGGGTTGGGCGGAATTCCACTGTCCGGCTGGGTCAGTTTCCGTGTGGATACCTGCACCTATGGGTGACGATCGAGCGATCGCGGAGTTTCAAACACGTTTGCAATCAGTACCCGTTTGGGTGCCTACTGCATGA